GCGTGGCGGGGCTGTTGGCACTTGCCATGTAGAGTTTGTGTCCTGGGTCTTGTGCGGGGGCTGGCCCCGCATGCCGGTCTTGCGCCACGCCCCGCCCGCGGCGGAACATCACGGCTTGCGGCGCCGGTTCCTGATCATCAGGGGGGAGGGCGACCGCCAGGTCTGGGGCGCGTGACGGTCCACCCCGGTCCGGCCAATGGCCTGATCGGGCCATGACAGGCGCTACATCTGCCGAAGTCGGCGGAGCGTCAAGCGAAAATCACTGGACGCGCAAGGATTCCACGATTCGCAGCGCGGCGGCGAAGGCGGCCTCGGCGTCCAGGGCGCTGGTGTCGAGCGTCACGGCATCCGCCGCCGGCCGCAGCGGCGCCACGTCCCGCGCGGAATCCCTGGCGTCGCGCGCCGCCATCTCGGCCGCCACCTCCGCGAGGCTGGGGGCCGCGCCGCGCGCGGCCAGCTCGGCATGGCGGCGGCGGGCGCGCTCCTCCGGGCTGGCGGTCACGAAGAGCTTCACCGGCGCCTCGGGGAAGACCACGGTGCCGATGTCCCGCCCGTCCAGCACGGCGCCATGCGCCTGGCCGAAACGGCGCTGGAAATCGAGAAGGGCCGAGCGCACGCCGGGAATGGCGGCCACCTGGCTCGCCGCCGCATCGGCCGGCGGGCCGCGGAGGTCGTCGCGCTGGAGGTCGGCGGGGTGCAGCGCCTCGGCCGCGGCGGTGGCATCCGCCGGGTTGGCCGGATCGCCGCCCGCATCCAGCACGCGGCGGCCGGTGGCGCGATAGAGCAGGCCGGTGTCGAGATAGGGCAGGCCCAGATGCGCGGCCAGCCGCCGCGCCAGCGTGCCCTTGCCCGCCGCCGCCGGCCCATCCACCGCGATGATGAGCGGCCGGCTCATGCCGCGCCGATCGCCTCGGCCCCCGCCGCCTGGTTCATCAGCGGGATGAAGTTCGGGAAGCTGGTCGCGATGAAGGCACCGTCATCCACCCGCATCGGCGCGCGGCAGGCCAGGCCCAGCACCAGGGCGCTCATCGCCAGGCGATGGTCCATCTGCGTCGCGACCAGGCCGCCGCCCGGGGGCGCGCCGCCGCAGCCCTGCACCAGCAGGTCATCGCCCTCGATCGCGCATTCCACGCCGGCGGCGCGCAGCAGCTCGGCCGTGCCGGTCAGGCGGTCGCTCTCCTTCACCTTGAGCTCGGACAGGCCCCGGAAGCGGCTGGTGCCGGTGGCGCAGGCGGCGGCGACGGCAAGGATCGGGTATTCGTCGATCATGCTGGGCGCGCGCTCGGCGGGCACCTCCACGGCCTTGAGGTTGGTGGCGCTGACGGTGAGGTCGCCCACCGGCTCGCCGCCCTCCAGGCGCGGGGCGCCCACCTCCAGCACCGCCCCCATCTCGCGCAGGGACTGGAAGAGGCCGGTGCGCAGCGGGTTCAGGCCGACATTCTCGATCACCAGCTTCGAGCCCGGGACGATCAGCCCCGCGACCACGAAGAAGGCGGCGGAGGAGGGGTCGCCCGGGACCATCACGGGGGCGGCGCGCAGCTCGGGCTGGCCGTCCAGCTCGATCACGCGGCCATGCCCCCCGGGGTGGTCACTGACGGTGACGCGCACCGTGGCGCCGAAATGCCGCAGCATGTTTTCCGAATGGTCGCGCGTGGCCTCCGGCTCCACCACCCGCGTCACGCCGGGGGCACAGAGCCCGGCCAGCAGGCAGGCGCTCTTCACCTGGGCGGAGGCGACGGGCAGCGTGTAGTCGAGCGGCAGCGGCTCCCGCGCGCCCTGGATGGCCAGCGGCAGGCGGCCGCCCTCGCGGCTCCAGAAGCGGGCGCCGGTGGCGGCCAGCGGCTCGGTCACGCGCTTCATCGGGCGGCGGCGGAGGCTGGCATCGCCCGTCATCACCGCGAAGATGGGGTGGCCCGAGAGCAGGCCGCAGATCAGCCGCGCCGCCGTGCCGGAATTGCCCATGTCCAGCACATCGGCCGGCTCCGTCAGGCCGCCAATGCCGCGGCCCGCCACCCGCCAGCGGCCGGGGCCGAGATGCTCGACCTCCGCGCCCAGCAGGCGCATGGCGGCGGCGGTGCGGAGCACATCCTCGCCCTCCAGCAGGCCCTCGATCTCGGTGGTGCCAATGGCCAGCGCGCCGAACATCAGCGCGCGGTGGCTGATGGATTTGTCGCCGGGCACGGAGAGCCGCCCGGAGAGGCCCTGGCGGGCCGGGAGGGAGCGCAGCGGGGTGGGGTTGGAACCGTGGGACATGAGGCCGGGTTTGACACCGATGCGCGGCCCGTGGCAATGCGCCCCGCCCGCCGTCGGGGAGTGGGCAAAAGGAACAGAGGGCTCCATGGCAAAGCCTGATCTCGGTATGAAGCGCGTCTGCGTCTCCTGCGGCGCCAAGTTCTACGACATGACGAAGGTGCCGGCCGTGTGCCCGAAATGCGGCACCGAGCAGCCGGCAGAACAGCCGCGCCTGCGCCGCTCGGCCAACATCACCCCGGATGACAAGCTCAAGAAGCGCGCCGCCGCGGCCACGGAGGTGGATGCGGACGAGGTGGAGCTGGACGATGTCGAGGCCGATGCCGGCGTCGAGGATGCGGACGAGCTGGAGGACGAGGACGACGCGATCGATGCCGAGATCGAAGTCGAATCCGACCGCGAGGAAGAGGGCTGATCGCCCCTGTGTGAGCAGGGTTGCGCGCTTCGCCGTTGCGATGCGCGCCGCCCGCTCGTAAGGAGCGCCATGCGCCGTCTTCTCCTGCCCGCCGCCCTGTTGATGTTCGCCGCGCCGCTGGCCGAGGCGCAGCAATCGAATCGCGCGCCGGCCAATGCGCCCCGCCCCTCGCGCCTGGGCGACTACCAGTCCTGGACCGCCGCCGCGCACACCGAGAGCGGCCAGAAGGTCTG
This region of Sediminicoccus rosea genomic DNA includes:
- the cmk gene encoding (d)CMP kinase; this translates as MSRPLIIAVDGPAAAGKGTLARRLAAHLGLPYLDTGLLYRATGRRVLDAGGDPANPADATAAAEALHPADLQRDDLRGPPADAAASQVAAIPGVRSALLDFQRRFGQAHGAVLDGRDIGTVVFPEAPVKLFVTASPEERARRRHAELAARGAAPSLAEVAAEMAARDARDSARDVAPLRPAADAVTLDTSALDAEAAFAAALRIVESLRVQ
- the aroA gene encoding 3-phosphoshikimate 1-carboxyvinyltransferase codes for the protein MSHGSNPTPLRSLPARQGLSGRLSVPGDKSISHRALMFGALAIGTTEIEGLLEGEDVLRTAAAMRLLGAEVEHLGPGRWRVAGRGIGGLTEPADVLDMGNSGTAARLICGLLSGHPIFAVMTGDASLRRRPMKRVTEPLAATGARFWSREGGRLPLAIQGAREPLPLDYTLPVASAQVKSACLLAGLCAPGVTRVVEPEATRDHSENMLRHFGATVRVTVSDHPGGHGRVIELDGQPELRAAPVMVPGDPSSAAFFVVAGLIVPGSKLVIENVGLNPLRTGLFQSLREMGAVLEVGAPRLEGGEPVGDLTVSATNLKAVEVPAERAPSMIDEYPILAVAAACATGTSRFRGLSELKVKESDRLTGTAELLRAAGVECAIEGDDLLVQGCGGAPPGGGLVATQMDHRLAMSALVLGLACRAPMRVDDGAFIATSFPNFIPLMNQAAGAEAIGAA
- a CDS encoding TIGR02300 family protein; protein product: MAKPDLGMKRVCVSCGAKFYDMTKVPAVCPKCGTEQPAEQPRLRRSANITPDDKLKKRAAAATEVDADEVELDDVEADAGVEDADELEDEDDAIDAEIEVESDREEEG